One window of the Nicotiana tabacum cultivar K326 chromosome 4, ASM71507v2, whole genome shotgun sequence genome contains the following:
- the LOC107765049 gene encoding myb family transcription factor PHL7: MEPINPSLAGKQRLRWTHELHERFVDAVAQLGGPDRATPKGVLRVMGVQGLTIYHVKSHLQKYRLAKYLPDSSSDGKNSDKKESGDMLSSLDGSSAGVQINEALKLQMEVQKRLHEQLEVQRQLQLRIEAQGKYLKKIIEEQQRLSGVLSEVPVSGVTPSPAAGENGPESDNRTDPGTPAPTSEYPLVDKPVQEHAPTKSLSIDQSFSSQHEPLTPDSGCRETSPINSPKGERSSKKQRVGAFTKADMLLPHQILESSLSSQYQQSNPVDFLASDQFNLSSGLSLGNEGSKVSGSNM; encoded by the exons ATGGAGCCAATAAATCCTAGTCTTGCTGGAAAGCAACGATTACGTTGGACCCATGAGCTTCATGAACGTTTCGTTGATGCCGTTGCACAACTTGGTGGCCCGGACC GTGCTACCCCTAAAGGTGTTCTTCGAGTCATGGGTGTGCAAGGGCTAACTATTTACCATGTAAAAAGCCATTTACAG AAATATCGACTTGCTAAATACCTTCCAGATTCCTCATCTGATG GGAAAAATTCTGACAAGAAAGAATCAGGGGATATGCTTTCCAGTTTGGATGGTTCATC CGCCGGTGTGCAGATAAATGAGGCTCTAAAACTGCAGATGGAGGTGCAAAAGCGACTGCATGAGCAACTGGAG GTTCAAAGACAGCTACAGCTTAGAATTGAAGCACAAGGAAAGTACTTGAAGAAGATAATCGAAGAACAACAGCGGCTCAGTGGAGTTCTCTCAGAAGTTCCTGTTTCTGGGGTCACTCCTTCACCAGCAGCAGGTGAAAATGGTCCAGAATCTGATAACCGGACTGATCCTGGGACTCCTGCACCAACATCCGAGTATCCTCTCGTTGATAAGCCTGTACAAGAACATGCCCCTACCAAGAGCCTGTCTATCGATCAATCATTCTCCTCGCAACATGAGCCTCTTACTCCAGATTCTGGTTGCCGTGAGACTTCTCCAATAAACAGCCCTAAAGGTGAAAGGTCATCAAAGAAACAAAGAGTAGGCGCATTTACTAAAGCAGATATGCTACTTCCCCACCAGATATTGGAATCAAGCTTGAGCTCACAATACCAGCAATCAAATCCAGTAGACTTCTTGGCGAGCGACCAGTTCAATCTTTCATCAGGATTGTCTCTTGGCAATGAAGGTTCAAAAGTTTCTGGGAGTAACATGTAA